cgggaacgaacttaccctctatcttgcggatacgcttccagatctgggccagaggggtctcggacgtaattgttgagacataagatgcccaacattcacgtttagccgtacggatggccctacgggccaccgcactcgctttccgaaagaaaagaaaagaatcggtcgtctgcctacggcggtgtctcttccaggctgcacgcttacagcggacagcccgagcacagtccgcattccaccagggaacgcacttccgtggaccccgagaggaagagcgaggaatagagcggagggcagcgttgaagacagtgtcatgaaaaaggaggagagcgcgagagagaggcagaagggagaggtcagggagagcagcactgagggtaaagagggtccagtctgccttagcaaactgccacctagggaaagagagggaagggcgaaaagagaaaaaggaaacaaggatggggaaatgatcacttccatggaggtcatcaagaacctgccacgtgaaatctaagtaaagagaagaagagcagagagaaagatcaagacaagaaagggtgcgagtccgagagtccaaatgagtgggctcatcagaattcagaagagacagggaagaagagaggagaaacggctcaaggaggcgaccccgggtattcgtcagaacgtcaccccaaagagaatgacgacaattgaagtcacccagcaggagcacaggctccggcaaggagtccaggaggtgtttcaaatcaggaagagagagcgggacactcggggggagataaatggaacaaactgtgtaccatttccccacaaagatacgagcagcagaacaatggagaggcgaaggaaaaagtaaaggaacaaagggaacatcagcccgaatcaaaagagcagaagaattagaagccccagcaatggctgggggggcgggagagaaaggaatagccacgaaaacgaccaggacgagcaccaagcattggctcctggagacagacacaaaggggcgaaaaccgcgaaatcagaagttggagttcgaggaaattggcgtaataacctcgaacgttccattgaagaatggacaacgacgagaagagaaaggacaaaaacagagaacaaggaagaaacaaaggcgaaagagcaacagagcacgttaaagaatatcagggtcgggatcagggtcggcaaagtcagggttagggggcatgggtaaactgagcaaagacggagggaaggaaacgggagaacagagcagaggtgggcgggcagggtctggaggaggaggaggaggaggaagaggaggagacaacggagaggagcagtcaaggacagcagcaggaggagggggagtagaaagaggggagcgcaccccagcaagagcagcaaccgaaagggaagcgggggccaaagaaacctccatagcaggaacagggggcgcaagcactgaaacgggaggggaaggagcaacagagccagaaggaggagctgaggaagaaagcgaagccttcttacccgccggggaagaggaaggagaggagccaggcttacgcttctgacttaaagagaccggtgtcccagcaactacgtactgggcaacggattccagtgtctcaacaggagaagccgaacgagagcacacacgacggccgttaggagagcgatggacatccgcccgcaccgacaggcggtggggagagccaatagatggaggaagaggatgggaaggaggatcggagggggacgaggaagaagacacagaagacacgacagaccgggtagaatgaaggggaaccccagacagatgaccaggaggaggatccttcgggagagaacccaaaggaacagaggagggggcagtgggcgcatcagggtccaaggcccggaaacggttgtgagtctgaggaaggcgggaaggacgaggagaggaagagcgcaacacgcgagcataagagatattagcataaggcgggagccggcaaacctggcgtctcgcctcaggaaaagataaacgctcctggtgcttcaagttgaggacggctgcctcaagcttgtaatggacacacgcacgggagaaggtaggatgggcctcaccgcagttgaggcaacgagcctggggagaagcgcactccgacttagagtgaccttcgccaccacacaaaggacagagagagacagtcccggagcagcggagggcaccatgcccaaacctccagcacttgttgcagagccgaggagaaggaatgtactcctggacagagcacctggcaccagcaagaatgacagagggtggaagggtcctaccatcaaaggtaatcttcacaacccggaggggttgacggcgactaccacgagggggacgagtaaacgtgtccacctggagaatagaatggccctgggcagcgaggatatggcgaatatcgtcgtggcagtcgcgcaggtcccgaacaccggttgcaacatggggcgggagcaaaatagtgccaacactggcattcaactgagcgttcttcgagacccgaacgggggtctcgccaaggcaggataaggcagccaagcgggaagcagcatcctgagaaggagcagcaacgacacgtgtaccgagacgagtggggttgaaagtaatggaggcatccacggaatcaatgagatgttgatgaagggagaaatcgtcaggaggcgcagaatcaagagggaggagatcaaaatatttggcccacgaagcgggaccaaacaaggcttgataggtaccagaactggaaggaatcgagcgagggcggccgtgacgaggacggcggtgagaacccccagagagagaggggttaaaaggcgcagtagttacaactagagaaggagccgcgccaggggacgaggtagtcaccactgggggcttggggctcgacccaaccacagaggagggaggggagccaggggaaggagtcagagaggccaaaggaggagcaaggtcggggcccaatgcagcggaggctacagagcccggtcttccaatacggaccgactcgggggcttggtcgcccaccccacgagcctgagaaggtaagccaggagccgaagcaggggttatcatcttgacgaaatgaagaattcactcacgaatgtgcccccacacccaccatggagccacaattagaggcaggacacccaacaagaagctatcgccgatcttgtcggggcctcctaggggtgcgtcgtgagtatacgccccacaaacgccaccttaagaaaccgacagtccgtcgagatcgggttcagtgacgaagtggggattgacaattaaaggttcccctcgctctcgacgttgggtactgcagttctacgggtgcatgagtatgcctcctcaagcacccgggcatcaaaatagaagaagtccatggaagaaccagaacgagtaaaaggtcggcaggaaacggcaagcagataggagaagaggggggagaaaaacgaaacagaaggaaaaggaaaagatgcccagcaaaatcggagaggacggcagcaggagcacaaggctagaaaaggacagaggactgtcccaaggagcatcacactccggcagccgcccactaagcccccacacggcgacaacgagctgagcggggagggggaggaggagaggagttactgtttggaaggggagtccccttccattatcacatcaggcagtgaagacctttctggtgtgctctccctggcacgttttatctgagtgccactaggtcctggttgaggctcactgctcgatttcctcaccacaaatctgtccaaaccctggctttctcacaaataatggcctccgaaacacggtcaccccttaactccttgtcgtgtatccaaattaataacaacttttccacttcttcaagtatttgtggtctttgtttcgttattgttctgactccttttgccactttagcacccataatctcatttttcttcttaagtatagtgcatattgttgatgtggctttgttgtactgcctacaaagttcaacaacacgtgtaccgttctcatgcttccgaatgatctcttgtttctcctctattgccatcctcacatgggctttctggcctttatccttaccactggctttcttgggacccatggtgagatatataataacaaattgtatagtcaaatcaccaaaaatccaacaaaactctgaaaatccgcgagaagaatttatgtggggtagtcactgggcgcgagacaatggtaaactgaggggcggaggggtggaggggcgacgatcgctgaACCACCGCGCGccgggtcggcctgtacgcgtatcaacaaactcgtgtcccgaggtaaccctcgcgttccgagacatatttttcgaggaaatggtgctcgtattccgaaaaactcgcatacagggacactcgcattccgaggtaccactgaacCTGGGATTTAGactgctgctacgggctgcttcctggtgatgtgtaacaaaaaaggaggcctagtcgaggaccgggcacgggggtgctaagccccgaaattatctcaagtcaAGTCAAAccaaatttttattttatttttatttatggttaCAACATTTTTTTTGTGACAGAATATACTACTTCACGGCAAGTGAAAGATATTAGCCATTCTGAAATGGTCGAGGATTAAACAAATGTAACCCATGGCAAGCACAAAGTGAACCTATACAGTACTAACAAGAGCACAACAAATCATAATGGATACAAGGCAGATTTTTAGACTTTAAAAGCATGTGCTACAGAGATTTCAAAATACTGGACCAGAACATTAGTAATCACAGAAACTAATAAGTTACTCTTTCACCCTAAAGTGGAATACCTCGGCCTAAAACCCTTCAATAATGGCTCGTCTCATGTGAACAATTCCTGTGCAAGTCACgggttgcaacacacacacacattttaattTGTGCAGTGCCAGTTGAATACCGAGGTACTCACTAGTGTCATGGTGTTGTCCAGCAGTCACTGAAGACCACCGCTTCCCACTTTACATACCTCTACCACAGTGATGAGAGGTACATGTGCTTCCCACTTTACATACCTCTACCACAGTGATGAGAGGTACATGTGCTTCCCACTTTAAATACCTCTACCACAGTGATGAGAGGTACATGTGCTTCCCACTTTAAATACCTCTACCACAGTGATGAGAGGTACATGTGCTTCCCACTTTACATACCTCTACCACAGTGATGAGAGGTACATGTGCTTCCCACTCTAGCCTCTCATATGATCAAAACTACAGTACTATAGTGCCAAAATAAAATCTCAAGAGTGAAATCACACCCTTCATTAGGCCTAGACACGGGTAGATACAGTAATGTACTGTCATTTTGTGTTCTTCATTTTAAATCTCTCTTATTTCATATGAATAAAATTGTTGTATGCATTGAATAGAAGATCACGTGATGATCCACCATGTAGACATCACTAGGACAATAGGGAGTTGCACTATTTTTGTATATTTCCATTTCCACACAGATAtatgatttcataagaacaaTAATTTAAATCATTTGTTTGTGCATTCAGTGGACACCAAGCATGACCATTCCCATAGTTTAAAAATTAGGTGAGTGGTTTTTATTCTCATTAGAAAAGATCTAAACATAGCTAAATACTGTTACATGTAACTTAAAAAAACAAACAGGGAAAATAGCCACTACTGCTACAGTTCCACATACAGTATTCAGCTGGAATTTTAGTGCCTTGCAATACAGAGTTTCCCTTTTCTAGTTCCAACACTGTCTAGTGATACACTTTTTGTTGTTTCTTTTTCAGTGACTAATGAAGGAACTTTCCCTCAACCTTCCAACAACTTCTTTTTAAATGGTGGTTCAGAATTGGAGTCTTCCGAGATGTTGAATTGGGTGGACGAGAAGTCGGTGGCATCCTGCGAGTCGCTCATCATCGACATGGCtgagaataaaaaatgaaaagtaCATGAACTTCTAGCTCAACCCTGTCCACTTCCAAGCATAATGGGATAAACTGGGTTTCTAACATTTCAGATACAGTGTATTATATATCTTAGAATATAAATCTGCAGAAATCTTAAATGTTTTTAATTTCATCATTGTTAGGGTATTTTAACCAAGATACTCATACAAGAGAAGATCAAAGAATATAAGTTTCCCGATTTttgtcctctgtgggtagttagcttcagggagacgACAGGGGCTCTTCACCAATAACCAGcatcaaatgtaatgaaatgccagttaCAAGTCTGTATAATATACAATTTGTATAATATACAAATCTAATATACTGTACTGCATATGTAATCTTTCTTTTATTGCACGAGTACCCTTTTATGGAAACTGGTTCAACTGCAACATTTGCAGTTTTGCACAATATGGTCCACGGTAAAACCAGCAATGGTAATTTTCTGTGGTGTCCCCCTTTTCCCTTGATGCGCTAAGCCTGCTCTTACTTTGAGTTAGGGGGGTTACTCCAGCCCTGGTCATAACAATAAACATTATAATCAGTGTTAAAAATACCTAACCAATCTGACTAACCTACCACCCACTTACCTAATtgtgtctgacatatgtggtatacaagtcctgaatgattccttattcaGATTTCTAAAGGCAAATCTTATATTAACAATGCTGCACGAGGGCCAAAAGGACTAGTGGCAGGCAAATTCATTTTCAATTTCATACTGTACCTGTATTGGAATCATCCCCTCCCATCTGAAATGCTGACATGCTGCTGTCTCGGCTGCACATACGATTTTCTTTGTTTGCGCTGCTTCCACTCTTCTTCTTTCGTTCCTGGCAAAATAAAAAATCATATGAAAACCAGGTAGCACTGACAATAAAAACACAAGATAGAGAGAATATGAGTTTGGCTGTCTAGTCATGCTTAACCAAGTTATGTTGCCACAGTGATGCCATAGTGAAGACAGAGTACGGAGAGAAGATGTGATTATAAAATAATTAGATACAGGAATGAAAAATGATAGGTAGTACGGAAGAGGACTAACGAGTCTTATAAAGGACACTGGAGGTAAGCTTCACCGGAagtcgacagacgttccaataatcttTTAAGTATCGAAGATCTTCTCGAACCTTGATATTCAAGCACAAAACCACTGAGCCTCATACGGGCCTATTGGCATCCGTGACCAATGGTCGTGCAGGATCCCGATAATATTTAAACATGATTGCGACATGACATAGAAGAATACATGTCCTAGATAAGAATGGCGAGAAAGTGGTTAAAAACACCCACAGGAAGGACGGAATCGACGGACCtgaaggaacacggaaccgaacccagggaggggccgacgcccaaactAACTtgaacgcagagggggggaaaaggaaaacccccactccttgtaacagaaaGCCCTGCTCTGAGGGCTGGTGGGTGTGGCATGGGTTTTGTCGGACTCACATGCTCGAATGGCAGGAGGCTGCTACCGTTCTGCAGGTTTACTTGGGGGATGATTTTGAGTGCCTTAATGCGTCCCTGTTCTTTGCCAGTTGCCACgtgacatggtggaggtgggatccctcgattattcaaacatgggttggacatgcatatgagtgagattgggtggttataaataggagctgcctcgtatgggccaataggctttctgcagttacctttgttcttatgttcttacccctgaagaaaaggcagtaAAAAAGGGGGGTCTGCTGGTAGGACCCAGAAGTCTCAacaggaagagcaggctcaaatgctcgaatgcctccatctCGAATGGGGTAGCCATGGAAGCCACCCGAGTCTGATCTCCAACTAAACCCCGCtttgactccgaaaccctcagatgtttgggaGCTGAGCAAAAGCCGCCAACTGGGGCAAGCCTTGCAGGCATCGACTGAACCAGAgtcgaagcgaccaacaccccaAAGTCTGGGTCCCTAAAACCATAACGGGACAGCCCTGGGGCATCCGAGCTGGCAACCAACCcagcgtgttgcagcaacctgaACCTAACATGCAACACGGAAGCTGCCTGAACCCTAATCTCAGTTACAGTAAAATGGATAAGCTGGAGCAAAAGCAGAGAACACGTCTCGCAAGACTCCAGGTCAAGGACACAGCACAACCTTCAAACTCTCACAAGGTGAAATGGGACTCAGAAGATGCATCCATTGGTCAACCAAACTccaacagggttttccagggcccgtaggggggTTTGCCTATGGGAAGCCTAGGCAAGGTGCTGCTAAGCCAGTGGAACCCGAATGTTAACAAAGAGGGAATGGGCTATACGCTGGATCCCTGCGACATGTACAAGCATGGGGGCATAAAGGAGGACCACCAACATACTGTAGGTTGACTAATAGTCAAACAAGGCAGACCCTCTCCTGGCAaggaaaatataaataaaataaaaaccctgcaaaagtacaaTGCTACCAGAAATAACAGGAACACGGCCGCTGTGTAGGTAAGTATGTaacgcagcaccctgcgccccaaccagcaacaacaccacttcctacccaaggccaaacaaaagCCACGAAAGACCAGCTGGCCTCAAGGGCGGGGTAAATGCTGAGCAGCAAGAATCTACACGGAAGTGGAGTCCCGAAGACACTAAGGAAGGCAATCCTAGAACCCAAGGGTAGTATTTACAGGATGCTTAAGGAAGGCAGCCCTAAGTGCATGCAGTCCCAGTACACTATGTTACTCCTGGTCAACGTGCCACAAACTGAAGGAAACGCCACAAGGAcacaaatacagtggtacctcggaatatgagtggccctgtatacgagtttttcggaatacgagcaggatttgcttggAAAAGTTGCCTCGGAAGGCGtgggtgttgatacgcgtacaggccgacctagctcgTGGTGGTACAGCgatcgcccctcagtttaccagtgcctcgtgcccagtgactatcccacctcaattcttcaccaggattttcagtgttttgttggatttttggtcatttaaccatcaaagttgttattatatatctcaccatgggtcccaagaaagccagtagtaaggatcaaggcaagaaagtgcatgtgaggatgatagtagaggaaaaacaagagatcattcggaagcatgaaaatggtacacgtgttgttgaactttgtaggcagtacaacaaagccacgtcaacaatatgcactatactcagcaagaaaaaggacattatgagtgctaaagtggcaaaaggcataagaacaatcatgaaacaaagaccacaaatacttgaggaagtggaaaagttattattaatttggatacacaacaaggagttagcgggtgatagtgtttcagaggccatcatttgtgagaaagtcaaggtattgcacgaagaccttgtaaagaaaacccctggaacgagtgcagatacgatagactttaacccttaaactgcgcaacgacaagaagccagtggcttgtcaaaCATTCCCATATTATTCCCAGTGCTTCCTTAGTCATGCTTCCAGCTCTATAATACACCTACAAACACTTCAAGCATCAACAAAACCATATTTATCACTGCAACATGTGACTTTCTTGGTTTAATTTACAGCATTAGAAAACAATGATTTGCATTTAAGCAAATCATTGTTTTGTTTTAGAAAACAATTATTTGCATTTAAGATAATTGTACTTACATCTGTGACAATAGGAACCCACTTGTAGATCTTCATTGTAGTATCATGAATGGTTATCCACTTCTTCTCCCTAAAAAGATATCAATTGAAATGAAGTAAAATCAAACAAAACTATAGGAACTTTAATAAGCAATACAATGAATAAGATTTACATTAGTTGCCCATGAAAATTTTTCAGTATACTAGTATATAAAGCTATGGCACAAGACTATAATGATTGTTCACTTAGTGCAGCAATGACATTCTGATGGTTCTCCATCATATATGGAGCCAGTATGTCTTAACTTCAACACCTACCACTATGGTGCAAATAACCTGCCATTCTCTAGGATAATTTGGGGTTGCAGGTTGGACTGGGGGTTCCATTTTCTCTATTCTCTCCAAACGTATAGCAAAGCATTCTCCCACCCTATGAAAGTGGTTAATTGTTTAAAGATAATGTTGAGTACAGTATATCTACCTAAGCAAGCTAATCTTTTTAAAAATAAGTTTCATTTGCTTTTAtgataattaatttatttaacatTACTCAAATATTTTATTCCAAAAAGTGTGTAATGCCCCACAAAATTTCCTGTAGACAACAGATTTTTTGAACTGTAATGAAATTTCTAGAAGTTGAAATCTCTAGAGAGGTTACAACTACACGCTTGTGCTCTATTGGTATCTCGACTTATTCTTTTGGTATTCTACATATTACTGCTGCATGACTTAGGGTTGGCTAAAACAACTTCGGGAAAGTTTGCACCACCTGATGACAAACATTTGACAAGTGTAAATTTTGTCAGCAAAACCATTCGCAGACATCACCAAATATTTGAATGTGAAAAAAATTCAAGAAAATAGACGGCTCTATTACTAATGTTTAAGAAAGTTTTAAGTACAGTATTTATACTCTATTAGCTCGCCAGTCCGGACTACATGGGAAGGACCCTTGTCTGGATGGGCCCGTCATCCAGAGTAAAGGACGTTTTACCGGGAGAAGTCCAAAAGTGACGAACatttgcaacctttttttgtaccACAACCATCATCATTTATGTTTCCACACACTATAATTAGTGAGGGACTAGGTGGGTGGTTAGCTGCCTGGCTAGTAGGTGGGCAGGGAAAGTAGGTGGACAGGGCAAGTAGGCGGGCAGGGCAAGTAGGTGGGAAGGGCTAGTAGGTGGGCAGGGCTAGTAGGCGGGCAGGGCTAGTAGGCGGGCAGGGCAAGTAGGTGGGCAGGGCAAGTAGGCGGGCAGGGCAAGTAGGTGGGAAGGGCTAGTAGGCGGGCAGGGCAAGTAGGTGGGAAGGGCTAGTAGGTGGGCAGGGCTAGTAGGCGGGCAGGGCTAGTAGGCGGGCAGGGCAAGTAGGTGGGCAGGGCAAGTAGGCGGGCAGGGCAAGTAGGTGGGAAGGGCTAGTAGGCGGGCAGGGCAAGTAGGTGGGAAGGGCTAGTAGGCGGGAAGCGCAAGTAGGAGGGCAGGGCAAGTAGGTGG
The DNA window shown above is from Procambarus clarkii isolate CNS0578487 chromosome 6, FALCON_Pclarkii_2.0, whole genome shotgun sequence and carries:
- the BCL7-like gene encoding B-cell CLL/lymphoma 7 protein family member A, with amino-acid sequence MMSRSLRAETRSRGKEETKRSMQALDKVRRWEKKWITIHDTTMKIYKWVPIVTDERKKKSGSSANKENRMCSRDSSMSAFQMGGDDSNTAMSMMSDSQDATDFSSTQFNISEDSNSEPPFKKKLLEG